A genomic region of Prosthecobacter algae contains the following coding sequences:
- a CDS encoding ATP-binding protein, whose amino-acid sequence MQKSVHFRVDPKLAHVLGENYTSSEKALKELIDNAWDAEATEIHVTVPNILTDSPIIVQDNGSGMKTAEVESEYLNIASPRFSRKGDRTPNLNRTVKGRKGIGKFAGLILACEMELITQAAGKRTRVLISKLVLMEALGDLEKVPLPLDVADSDAPDAKGTTITLRNLNPKLSHIQPDKLKELLALDYGREPSFVIFVNGERVFHHDIQGEKFQTEITLPNGLIAKVSYTIAKNPLPTRIVGLILRVGGKSIGNPHLFGLENDEALSDRLRRRIVGEINLPADSLELTAAGGDVIESDKGFEMLMQIIPAELKRNLEATHKREFDLAKGRLTQAMNRRLENVPEHRRAIAEERITRLMQRSFQEGEKLERIEALVALVLDALEIDEYWTVCQHVHEAEKVDVFHFATALEEFGLCDLAFMGTQAKRRLEFLDGLDRLANDPKTSEAQMHKALATNLWVFGPEYSLMASNRQLRTIIEDYIGSDATDRPDLFLAGNVLKQHLLIEFKKPTLTVGRDAENQAKKYADTLTGKLGMSLEILIIGGEVDAKLVDEYTGKKTNFASYRAVISTAKTQLERMLKELASNLN is encoded by the coding sequence ATGCAAAAATCTGTTCACTTCCGAGTTGATCCAAAACTCGCCCACGTTCTGGGCGAAAACTACACGTCGAGCGAAAAAGCACTGAAAGAACTCATCGACAATGCATGGGACGCCGAGGCTACCGAAATACATGTCACAGTTCCAAACATCCTCACAGATTCCCCCATCATCGTACAGGACAACGGGAGCGGCATGAAGACGGCGGAGGTCGAGTCCGAATACCTCAACATCGCCAGCCCGCGATTCAGTCGCAAAGGTGATCGCACCCCCAATCTCAACCGCACTGTCAAAGGCCGCAAAGGCATAGGCAAGTTCGCAGGACTCATCCTTGCCTGTGAGATGGAACTTATCACCCAAGCTGCCGGGAAGCGCACCAGAGTCCTCATCTCCAAACTTGTTCTGATGGAGGCTCTTGGCGACCTAGAGAAAGTGCCCTTGCCCCTCGATGTCGCCGACTCAGATGCACCGGATGCTAAAGGAACTACTATCACCCTGCGAAACCTCAATCCCAAGCTCTCGCACATCCAGCCCGACAAACTCAAAGAGCTACTTGCACTCGATTATGGCCGGGAACCTTCCTTCGTCATCTTTGTGAATGGGGAAAGAGTCTTCCACCACGACATTCAGGGCGAGAAATTTCAGACGGAAATCACACTGCCTAACGGACTGATCGCCAAGGTCTCCTACACAATCGCCAAGAACCCTCTACCAACTAGGATAGTTGGCCTGATTCTCCGTGTCGGGGGCAAAAGCATCGGTAACCCACACCTCTTTGGCCTCGAGAATGACGAAGCTCTTTCAGACCGACTCCGTCGCCGAATCGTTGGGGAAATCAATCTCCCAGCCGACTCGCTCGAGCTAACCGCTGCCGGAGGTGATGTCATTGAAAGTGACAAGGGGTTTGAAATGCTGATGCAGATAATTCCCGCCGAATTGAAACGGAACCTCGAAGCCACACACAAGAGAGAGTTCGACCTCGCAAAAGGCAGGCTTACTCAAGCGATGAATAGGCGACTGGAAAACGTACCAGAGCACCGTCGAGCCATTGCCGAGGAACGCATCACCCGCCTCATGCAGCGGTCTTTTCAGGAGGGTGAAAAGCTGGAGCGTATCGAAGCCCTCGTCGCTCTCGTGCTCGATGCCTTGGAGATTGATGAATATTGGACTGTCTGCCAGCACGTCCACGAAGCAGAAAAAGTGGATGTATTCCACTTCGCCACCGCTCTTGAAGAATTCGGTCTATGCGACCTCGCCTTCATGGGCACACAGGCCAAGCGGCGACTGGAGTTCCTTGATGGACTCGACCGACTCGCCAACGACCCAAAGACGAGCGAGGCTCAAATGCACAAGGCACTCGCCACCAACCTCTGGGTCTTCGGTCCGGAATATAGCCTCATGGCCAGTAACCGCCAGCTCCGCACCATCATTGAAGACTACATCGGCTCCGATGCCACCGACCGCCCGGACCTCTTCCTCGCAGGCAACGTCCTCAAACAACACCTCCTCATCGAGTTCAAGAAGCCCACACTCACAGTAGGACGCGACGCCGAGAATCAGGCCAAAAAGTACGCCGACACCCTCACTGGCAAACTTGGCATGTCCCTCGAAATCCTCATCATCGGCGGAGAGGTTGATGCCAAGCTCGTTGACGAATACACAGGCAAGAAAACCAATTTTGCCAGTTACCGAGCCGTCATCTCAACTGCGAAGACGCAGTTGGAGCGGATGCTCAAAGAGCTTGCGTCTAACCTCAATTAA
- a CDS encoding YHYH protein, protein MKRTTILLWLCAGPVFSQTPPPEATVREQAGWRMVSSNGIANHVMGAFPNAHNPNAIAPQKYEFRVTLKPQVAAQPTRAERAFFGVAVNGVPFEPGTAEFWQRDPRSGWVAEAKSGQVDLGLDQNDAHVQPNGAYHYHGLPTGLIQNLGGDAADKMQLLGWAADGFPIYSSRAHQAPKDATSPLVKMRSSYRLKAGERPGGDDGPGGPYDGYYTQDYEYVAGLGDLDECHGRFGVTPEYPAGIYHYCITDEFPYMGRQWKGSPDKSFQKQGGGPPGGGPPRRGRRGGPGFGPPPGMGPPGGPRGDGPPPRP, encoded by the coding sequence ATGAAACGAACGACGATTCTTCTCTGGCTGTGCGCTGGGCCTGTTTTTTCCCAAACTCCGCCTCCTGAGGCCACCGTGCGAGAGCAGGCCGGGTGGCGCATGGTGTCCTCCAATGGCATTGCCAATCACGTCATGGGGGCGTTTCCCAATGCGCACAATCCGAACGCAATTGCCCCTCAGAAATACGAGTTTCGCGTCACGTTGAAGCCCCAGGTCGCCGCCCAGCCCACCCGGGCAGAGCGAGCCTTTTTTGGCGTGGCAGTGAATGGCGTGCCTTTTGAACCGGGCACGGCGGAGTTTTGGCAGCGCGATCCCCGCTCCGGCTGGGTGGCTGAGGCCAAAAGTGGCCAGGTGGACCTGGGGCTGGACCAAAACGATGCCCACGTGCAGCCCAATGGGGCCTACCATTACCACGGCCTACCCACCGGGCTAATTCAAAATCTGGGCGGAGATGCGGCGGATAAAATGCAGTTGTTAGGCTGGGCGGCCGATGGTTTTCCCATCTACTCCAGCCGTGCGCATCAAGCCCCTAAAGATGCCACCAGCCCCCTGGTGAAGATGCGCAGCAGCTACCGCCTGAAAGCGGGTGAGCGTCCCGGTGGCGATGACGGCCCCGGTGGCCCTTACGATGGTTACTACACCCAGGACTATGAGTACGTGGCAGGTTTGGGAGATCTGGATGAATGCCATGGGCGCTTCGGCGTCACGCCGGAATATCCCGCTGGCATCTACCACTACTGCATCACCGATGAGTTCCCCTACATGGGCCGCCAGTGGAAAGGCAGTCCGGACAAGAGCTTTCAAAAACAAGGTGGCGGCCCTCCCGGTGGTGGCCCGCCACGCCGGGGGCGGCGCGGTGGCCCAGGATTTGGCCCGCCTCCTGGAATGGGGCCTCCAGGTGGCCCCAGAGGTGACGGTCCACCCCCTCGTCCCTGA
- the bioA gene encoding adenosylmethionine--8-amino-7-oxononanoate transaminase, which yields MTDLLQIEKRYLWHPFTPMQAWCEDGHEPLMLVSGQGCYLRDQHGRDYLDGNSSIWTNIHGHSHPTIHAAIRAQLDHVAHTSFLGFTHEPAIQLGQQLVDLLPGSALSRVFYSDNGSTAIECAIRMALQYWKQNGQSQRDTILAFDRAYHGDTLGAASVGGIPVFKGSGNDFGYRVQRVPTFEALDQLSPEEVSRLSAVIIEPLIQGSAGMRLWPSGMLRALSDWCRERDIFLILDEVMTGFGRTGKMFACQHEDVVPDFLCLAKGLTGGYLPLAATMTTERVFEGFLGAGRAFYYGHSYTANQLGCAAALGSLQVFREEQVMEHLPEKIRVFTALLGALRDIPCVMDIRQCGLVAGIEIGPYAPEALIGVKTCLEARQHGLLTRPVVDTLVLMPPLAATESELEKMVNALRQAIVTIAATA from the coding sequence ATGACCGACCTTCTCCAGATTGAAAAACGGTATCTCTGGCATCCCTTCACGCCCATGCAGGCGTGGTGTGAGGATGGACATGAGCCACTGATGTTGGTGTCGGGTCAGGGCTGTTATTTGCGGGATCAGCATGGGCGTGACTACCTGGATGGCAACAGCTCCATCTGGACGAACATTCACGGGCATAGCCACCCCACCATCCATGCTGCCATCCGGGCTCAGTTGGATCATGTCGCGCATACGTCCTTCCTCGGCTTCACGCATGAGCCTGCCATTCAGCTCGGTCAGCAACTGGTGGATCTCTTGCCCGGCAGCGCCCTGAGCCGGGTGTTTTATTCGGACAATGGCTCTACCGCCATCGAGTGTGCCATCCGCATGGCCTTGCAGTATTGGAAACAAAATGGGCAGTCGCAGCGGGATACCATCCTGGCCTTTGACCGCGCTTATCATGGCGATACCCTGGGGGCGGCCAGTGTGGGGGGCATCCCGGTCTTCAAAGGCAGCGGCAATGACTTCGGTTATCGCGTTCAGCGTGTGCCCACTTTTGAGGCTTTGGATCAACTGTCCCCCGAGGAAGTGTCGCGTCTTTCCGCCGTCATCATTGAGCCTCTCATCCAAGGCAGCGCAGGCATGCGCCTGTGGCCTAGCGGGATGTTGAGGGCCCTCAGCGACTGGTGTCGCGAGCGCGATATCTTCCTCATCCTGGATGAAGTGATGACGGGTTTTGGTCGCACAGGAAAGATGTTTGCCTGTCAGCATGAGGACGTGGTTCCAGACTTTCTCTGCCTGGCCAAGGGCCTTACGGGTGGCTACTTGCCGCTGGCTGCGACGATGACCACGGAGCGTGTGTTTGAAGGGTTTCTCGGGGCCGGGCGTGCCTTTTATTACGGTCATAGTTATACCGCGAACCAACTCGGCTGTGCTGCTGCGCTGGGGAGTTTGCAAGTCTTCCGGGAAGAACAGGTCATGGAGCATCTGCCGGAAAAGATCCGCGTCTTCACGGCTCTGCTCGGTGCTCTGCGAGATATCCCCTGCGTCATGGACATTCGCCAATGTGGGCTGGTGGCGGGCATCGAGATCGGACCTTATGCACCTGAGGCCCTCATCGGCGTGAAGACCTGCCTGGAAGCCCGCCAGCATGGCCTTCTGACTCGGCCCGTGGTGGATACGCTCGTGCTCATGCCACCGCTCGCTGCGACGGAGTCCGAGCTGGAAAAAATGGTGAACGCTTTGCGCCAAGCCATCGTGACCATCGCCGCTACGGCGTAA
- a CDS encoding histone deacetylase: MTTGLHLAPLYTDHDPGPGHPESPARYTAILKALGTSGLLPKLASIPSCQAELPEIELCHPRHYIELARDEVAAGLDTLSTGDTQICEKSYTVATHAVGAVLNAVDAVMTGKLSRAFCAVRPPGHHARPAQGMGFCLFNNIAVGARHAQKKHGAAKVAIVDWDVHHGNGTQDIFYDDGSVLFASTHQSPWYPGTGAKEETGAGKGQGTTLNFPFAAGAGMKQIGAAFQDHLLPALARFKPDLIMISAGFDSRVDDPLGHFKLTDDDFAQLTRWLMAAADEHCQGRLISVLEGGYNLTGLASAVTSHVTALI; the protein is encoded by the coding sequence ATGACCACCGGCCTGCACCTCGCCCCTCTCTACACGGATCACGATCCCGGCCCAGGCCACCCGGAGAGCCCCGCCCGCTACACCGCCATCCTGAAGGCTCTGGGCACCTCCGGCCTACTACCAAAGCTGGCCTCCATCCCCAGCTGCCAGGCGGAGCTGCCTGAGATCGAGCTCTGCCACCCGCGCCACTACATCGAACTGGCTCGGGATGAAGTCGCCGCGGGGCTGGATACCCTCAGCACGGGCGATACCCAGATCTGCGAAAAGAGCTACACCGTGGCCACCCATGCCGTGGGGGCCGTGCTGAATGCGGTGGATGCCGTCATGACGGGCAAACTGAGCCGCGCCTTTTGCGCCGTGCGTCCGCCTGGCCACCATGCTCGGCCCGCTCAGGGCATGGGCTTTTGCCTGTTTAACAACATTGCCGTGGGGGCCCGCCACGCTCAGAAAAAACACGGGGCTGCCAAGGTAGCCATTGTGGACTGGGACGTGCATCACGGCAATGGCACCCAAGACATTTTCTACGATGACGGCAGCGTCCTCTTTGCCAGCACCCACCAGTCCCCCTGGTATCCCGGCACCGGTGCCAAGGAAGAAACCGGTGCTGGCAAAGGCCAGGGAACCACCCTGAATTTCCCCTTCGCCGCCGGGGCAGGCATGAAACAAATCGGTGCCGCTTTTCAAGACCACCTCCTGCCCGCGCTCGCTCGATTCAAGCCCGATCTCATCATGATCTCCGCTGGTTTTGATTCTCGCGTGGATGATCCCCTCGGCCATTTCAAACTCACCGATGACGACTTTGCCCAGCTGACCCGATGGCTCATGGCCGCTGCGGATGAGCACTGCCAAGGCCGCCTCATCTCCGTCCTCGAAGGCGGTTACAACCTCACCGGTTTGGCCAGTGCCGTGACCTCGCACGTCACCGCCCTGATCTGA
- a CDS encoding DUF2281 domain-containing protein: protein MSFQQLLITEVSQQPEPLLREVWHYLNFLKSKANMEPHEQASVRPGFGSVPGIKLADDFEAPLEAFADYRP from the coding sequence ATGTCGTTCCAACAACTCCTCATCACTGAAGTCTCCCAGCAGCCGGAGCCGCTGCTGCGTGAAGTGTGGCATTACCTGAATTTTCTCAAATCGAAGGCGAACATGGAGCCTCATGAACAGGCGTCTGTTCGACCTGGTTTTGGTTCTGTTCCAGGAATCAAGCTGGCCGATGACTTTGAAGCGCCGCTCGAAGCTTTTGCGGATTATCGCCCATGA
- a CDS encoding DEAD/DEAH box helicase codes for MPLALDASLSDVPGLPSRVVKALAKEQVLTVGEIVNWLPFRHEDRRQMEGATFQVSELPACYQVLVTKTGNKYFGARRGAGLFEAQVEPIGGAAMGRLLTLRWWNMPFMSRAIAEGQELIIYGKVKESKDRLLMDHPEYEVLGDEEETTRIHSGRITPVYRLKSGVTQKTLRTATWHVIQALGDDFTRDLLPPPSQQGEFAGWSRARAIKAVHFTETMEYLEKARRYLALEEFYGYQLRVVRRRRAVLESGGHAHAAGPLAQEFEASLPFQMTGAQKRSLEEIQRDMASNAPMNRLLHGDVGSGKTVVAFAAMLGAVEAGKQAAMMAPTQILAEQHFLTARKWLEPLGLNVSLRTGTRAEDGGTELWSARVPRAVSRVSRETVLKAAREVHYAKRRLPHFERPWGKYFLTFTTALRRPLPPEARKLALEAALHFHGQRYQLYAACVMPDHVHLLLEPGVKNRDPETGDPVFYPLSELLHSIKSFSSKAILKLGWEDARVWEKETFDRLIRSEADLQETFGYIVSNPREEGLVTHAQEYEWLWPPLDGVPRDAELSTRDACAPCKKGPEIVIGTHALLHDEELVRNLGLVVIDEQHKFGVAQRARLIQKGNTPDVLVMTATPIPRTLTLTIYGDLDVSTIDERPKERGKIITKVRPATKQKEAAKFLKEQLEEGRQGYLVYPLIEESEKLDATAAKKGHEEWTKLLPHFQVGLLHGKLSGEEKELVMRDFRAGKLDVLVSTTVIEVGVDVPNATVMYIHNAERFGLAQLHQLRGRIGRGEHTSYCVLFVKDKDEEAKSRLAIMEETTDGFRISEEDLKRRGPGDVLGKAQSGQAPLKFAELLADTRLVRLARQLAEKTLDEDPQMQAPRLAELRPFVFQEDTPQAMMQ; via the coding sequence ATGCCCCTCGCTCTAGACGCCTCCCTTTCAGATGTTCCCGGCCTGCCCTCACGGGTGGTGAAGGCACTGGCCAAGGAGCAAGTGCTGACGGTGGGGGAGATCGTGAACTGGCTGCCGTTTCGCCATGAAGATCGGCGGCAGATGGAGGGGGCCACCTTTCAGGTCAGCGAGCTGCCTGCCTGCTACCAGGTGCTGGTGACAAAGACGGGGAACAAGTACTTTGGTGCGCGGCGTGGGGCGGGGCTGTTTGAGGCGCAGGTAGAGCCCATCGGCGGCGCGGCCATGGGTAGGCTGCTGACGCTGCGCTGGTGGAACATGCCGTTCATGAGCCGGGCCATCGCGGAAGGCCAGGAGCTGATCATCTACGGCAAGGTGAAGGAATCGAAGGATCGCCTGCTGATGGATCACCCCGAGTATGAGGTCTTGGGCGATGAAGAGGAAACCACCCGCATCCACAGCGGCCGCATCACGCCTGTTTATCGGCTGAAATCAGGCGTGACCCAGAAGACGCTGCGCACGGCGACCTGGCATGTCATCCAGGCCCTGGGCGATGACTTTACCCGCGATCTTTTACCGCCCCCGAGCCAGCAGGGAGAGTTCGCCGGCTGGAGCCGCGCGCGGGCCATCAAGGCGGTGCATTTCACCGAGACGATGGAGTACCTGGAGAAGGCCCGTCGTTACCTGGCCCTCGAGGAGTTTTATGGCTATCAACTGCGGGTGGTGCGGCGGCGGCGCGCAGTGTTAGAATCCGGCGGTCACGCGCATGCAGCCGGCCCTCTGGCACAGGAGTTCGAGGCTTCCCTGCCCTTTCAAATGACGGGCGCACAAAAGCGGTCGCTGGAGGAAATCCAACGCGACATGGCCAGCAACGCGCCGATGAATCGCCTCCTGCACGGGGATGTGGGCAGTGGCAAAACGGTGGTGGCTTTTGCTGCGATGCTGGGCGCTGTGGAGGCGGGCAAACAAGCCGCCATGATGGCCCCCACGCAGATCCTGGCCGAGCAACATTTCCTCACCGCGCGCAAGTGGCTGGAGCCGCTGGGACTGAATGTCTCCCTGCGCACGGGGACGCGAGCCGAGGATGGGGGGACTGAGCTATGGAGCGCACGCGTCCCGCGTGCAGTTTCACGCGTCTCGCGGGAAACCGTTCTCAAGGCCGCCCGCGAGGTCCACTATGCCAAACGACGCCTCCCACACTTCGAGCGTCCCTGGGGGAAATACTTTCTGACGTTTACAACGGCCTTGAGAAGGCCCTTGCCACCGGAGGCTCGCAAACTCGCCCTGGAGGCTGCGCTGCATTTTCATGGTCAGCGCTATCAACTGTATGCGGCCTGCGTGATGCCTGATCACGTGCATTTGCTCTTAGAACCTGGGGTGAAAAATCGCGACCCAGAAACAGGTGATCCTGTGTTTTATCCACTCAGTGAACTGCTGCACTCCATCAAATCTTTTAGCTCGAAAGCTATCCTGAAACTGGGATGGGAAGATGCGCGTGTTTGGGAAAAGGAGACCTTTGACAGGCTGATCCGTTCTGAGGCAGACCTGCAAGAGACCTTCGGGTACATCGTTAGCAATCCTCGTGAGGAAGGCCTCGTCACTCATGCGCAGGAGTATGAGTGGTTATGGCCTCCTTTGGACGGAGTTCCGCGGGACGCAGAACTCAGCACGCGAGACGCGTGCGCTCCATGTAAAAAAGGACCCGAAATCGTCATTGGCACCCATGCGCTGCTGCACGACGAGGAACTGGTGCGGAACCTGGGTTTGGTGGTGATTGATGAGCAGCACAAATTTGGCGTGGCCCAGCGCGCGCGTTTGATTCAAAAGGGGAACACGCCGGATGTGCTGGTGATGACCGCCACCCCCATTCCCCGCACCCTCACCTTGACGATCTATGGGGACTTGGATGTCTCCACCATTGATGAGCGACCCAAAGAGCGCGGCAAGATCATCACCAAAGTGCGCCCGGCCACGAAGCAAAAGGAAGCGGCGAAATTTCTGAAGGAGCAACTGGAAGAAGGCCGCCAAGGCTACCTGGTGTACCCACTCATTGAAGAGTCTGAAAAGCTGGATGCCACGGCGGCCAAAAAAGGCCACGAGGAGTGGACAAAACTTTTACCACACTTCCAGGTAGGCCTACTGCATGGGAAACTCAGTGGCGAGGAGAAAGAGCTGGTGATGCGGGACTTCCGCGCTGGCAAGCTGGATGTGCTGGTCTCCACCACCGTCATCGAGGTGGGGGTAGATGTGCCGAATGCCACGGTGATGTACATTCACAATGCCGAGCGGTTTGGCCTCGCGCAGTTGCATCAGTTGCGCGGCCGCATTGGCCGTGGTGAGCACACCTCTTATTGCGTGCTCTTTGTGAAGGATAAAGATGAGGAGGCGAAATCCCGCCTGGCCATCATGGAAGAGACCACGGATGGCTTTCGCATCTCAGAGGAAGACCTGAAACGCCGGGGGCCGGGTGATGTGCTGGGCAAGGCGCAAAGCGGGCAAGCACCGCTGAAATTCGCCGAGCTGCTGGCAGATACCCGTCTGGTGCGGCTGGCGCGCCAACTCGCAGAAAAGACCCTGGATGAAGACCCGCAAATGCAGGCCCCGCGACTGGCGGAGCTGCGGCCCTTTGTCTTCCAGGAAGACACCCCGCAGGCGATGATGCAGTGA
- a CDS encoding M3 family metallopeptidase yields MAQPFLTQDFHIRWSTLDSNCIQADIKTALEQADANINRLIEQDRGKMNFDTVVLALDESTRSLNEAWGLVQHLDALCNSPAMREAHNAMLAEVSSFFAKIPLNEHLWDLLETYSKTEEARDLPPVRKRALKETMESFIQAGSNLPPEKKKRLEELESELSQATQKYSENVLDSTNKWELILTDADRLKGMPQSAIDAARAEAAAKGLGTPEAPQYRLTLKAPSMIPVMEYAEDESLRKAVWEGSTGIGRGGDHDNTELIWKILRLRHEKAQLMGKSNFADHVLQQRMAKNGQTALQFIENLHAKVKGAFDRETIQLQEYRADAVGQAADLLQPWEVGYWAEKQRKAEYDFDEEELRPYFPLDKVLGGMFRLAEMVFDLRIVGRDVVHYPAGESGPASTQPGELGPVEVWHPDVKFYEVRNEKGVHIGSFYADWHPRDSKRGGAWMNYLKGGVPPSGERDRRLHLGLICGNMTPPVDGKPALLTHDEVCTVFHEFGHLLHQLLGNVEIPSLNGVNVYWDFVELPSQILENFCWERESLDLFARHHETGETIPARLLKKVLAAKNYRSASDIVRQLSFGKLDLELHMHHATDEGADLDQLSRQLLKPYLMPLKTETPSMARRFGHLFSSPVGYAAGYYSYKWAEVLDADAFTRFQNEGVLNPKVGRDFRDKVLSKGNSEDPAKLFRDFMGRDPDPMALLIRAALA; encoded by the coding sequence ATGGCTCAACCGTTCCTCACTCAGGACTTTCACATCCGCTGGTCCACCCTGGATTCCAACTGCATTCAGGCGGATATCAAAACCGCCCTGGAGCAGGCCGACGCGAACATCAATCGCCTGATCGAGCAAGATCGCGGCAAGATGAACTTCGACACCGTCGTGCTGGCGCTGGATGAGTCCACCCGCTCACTCAATGAAGCCTGGGGCCTGGTGCAGCACCTGGATGCCCTGTGCAACTCCCCCGCCATGCGGGAAGCGCACAATGCCATGCTGGCGGAAGTGAGCTCTTTTTTCGCCAAGATCCCCCTAAATGAACACCTGTGGGATCTGCTGGAGACCTACAGCAAAACGGAAGAGGCCCGCGACCTGCCGCCTGTGCGCAAACGGGCGCTGAAGGAGACGATGGAAAGCTTTATCCAGGCGGGATCCAACCTGCCACCGGAGAAAAAGAAGCGCCTGGAAGAACTGGAGTCCGAGCTGTCTCAGGCCACCCAGAAGTACTCTGAGAACGTGCTCGATTCCACCAACAAGTGGGAGCTCATCCTGACGGATGCGGATCGCCTCAAAGGCATGCCGCAATCGGCCATTGATGCCGCACGCGCTGAGGCTGCTGCCAAGGGACTAGGCACCCCTGAGGCCCCGCAGTATCGACTCACACTCAAGGCCCCTTCCATGATCCCGGTGATGGAGTATGCGGAAGATGAAAGCCTGCGCAAAGCCGTGTGGGAAGGCTCCACCGGCATTGGCCGTGGCGGTGACCATGACAACACGGAACTCATCTGGAAGATCCTGCGTCTGCGTCACGAAAAGGCCCAACTCATGGGCAAGTCGAACTTTGCCGACCACGTGCTGCAGCAGCGCATGGCGAAGAATGGGCAAACGGCGCTCCAGTTCATCGAGAACCTGCACGCTAAGGTTAAGGGAGCCTTTGATCGCGAAACGATCCAGCTTCAAGAATACCGTGCCGATGCCGTGGGCCAGGCAGCCGATCTCCTGCAACCGTGGGAAGTGGGCTACTGGGCGGAAAAACAGCGCAAGGCTGAGTACGACTTTGATGAGGAAGAACTGCGCCCTTACTTCCCGCTCGATAAGGTGCTAGGCGGCATGTTCAGGCTGGCGGAGATGGTCTTTGACCTCCGCATCGTGGGTCGGGATGTGGTGCACTACCCTGCCGGGGAATCTGGCCCTGCCAGCACCCAACCTGGGGAACTGGGCCCGGTAGAAGTGTGGCACCCGGATGTGAAATTCTACGAAGTGCGTAACGAAAAGGGTGTCCACATCGGCTCCTTCTACGCAGACTGGCACCCGCGCGACTCCAAGCGTGGCGGTGCCTGGATGAACTATCTCAAAGGCGGCGTGCCCCCGAGTGGCGAGCGCGACCGCCGCCTGCACCTGGGCCTCATCTGCGGCAACATGACTCCCCCTGTGGATGGCAAGCCTGCCCTGCTGACGCATGATGAAGTGTGCACCGTCTTCCATGAATTCGGCCACCTGTTGCATCAATTGTTAGGCAATGTGGAGATCCCCTCTCTCAATGGCGTGAATGTTTACTGGGACTTTGTGGAGCTACCCTCCCAGATCCTAGAAAACTTCTGCTGGGAGCGTGAAAGCCTGGACCTGTTTGCCCGTCATCATGAGACAGGAGAGACCATCCCTGCCCGCCTCCTCAAGAAAGTGCTGGCTGCCAAGAACTACCGCAGCGCCAGCGACATCGTGCGCCAACTTTCCTTTGGCAAGCTGGACCTGGAGCTGCACATGCACCACGCCACCGACGAAGGCGCAGATCTGGATCAGCTCTCACGCCAGTTGTTGAAGCCTTACCTCATGCCGCTGAAGACAGAGACGCCCTCCATGGCGCGGCGTTTTGGTCACCTATTCAGTAGCCCAGTCGGTTATGCCGCCGGCTATTACAGCTACAAGTGGGCGGAAGTATTGGATGCCGATGCCTTTACCCGCTTCCAAAACGAAGGGGTGCTGAATCCCAAGGTGGGCCGTGACTTCCGTGACAAGGTGCTAAGCAAGGGCAACTCCGAGGACCCTGCGAAGCTCTTCCGCGATTTCATGGGCCGTGATCCGGACCCGATGGCCTTGCTGATTCGCGCGGCCTTGGCGTAA
- a CDS encoding type II toxin-antitoxin system VapC family toxin, with amino-acid sequence MTALLDAHALLWFLSGSSQLSAKALAFIQDAQNTLFVSPATLWEIGIKDSLGKLTLPEPFEKLFPARLDVSNIITLPILIPHLHVHRRLPFHHNDPFDRLIIAQALADDLTIVSCDSQFPAYGVKLLW; translated from the coding sequence ATGACTGCTCTTCTGGATGCTCATGCGCTGCTTTGGTTCCTGTCCGGTAGCAGCCAACTCAGTGCCAAGGCGCTGGCGTTCATTCAAGATGCGCAGAACACCCTCTTCGTGAGCCCCGCGACCTTGTGGGAGATCGGCATTAAGGATTCTTTGGGAAAACTCACTTTGCCGGAACCCTTTGAAAAGCTTTTTCCCGCGCGACTTGATGTTTCAAACATCATTACTCTTCCCATTCTGATTCCGCATCTTCATGTTCATCGAAGGCTGCCGTTCCATCACAATGACCCTTTTGATCGCCTGATCATAGCACAGGCGTTGGCGGATGATCTCACCATTGTCTCCTGCGATTCGCAGTTTCCAGCCTATGGCGTCAAACTGCTCTGGTAA